The following are encoded together in the Halopiger aswanensis genome:
- a CDS encoding FlaD/FlaE family flagellar protein, with protein sequence MSILDGDDDELEDESADDDLLGGADDGLMGGEMGFADDDDGGSDDEELSYRLDEIEKEIDSLEGQVETVRGENEKISDSIQTVERNVDRLVDMYEIVTQGINPFVGDQEIGDAFETATGDGGVFGGDDPADDIDDDITNAEAEDFLDDDLEEDDDEDDFVADEFDEGGEIDDPLEEDEDGFDDSSEDEALEDDPFADEFDDGSEDDGELGFDEEDEELADENDDLELEEEAADPEPEPIQTEVVADQTTDTEDTTQTGSETAALGENGEMGDPPYLVRHPSRTDAELVTIEWLQYLIETAGMDGAARTIAYYESIDWISDPVETYLQSLLNGFSDAPVADDEIEPRSVLTTDEHKRSLQYIANIATPEKATELSIEPPVEADTADPSAE encoded by the coding sequence ATGAGCATACTCGACGGAGACGACGACGAACTAGAGGACGAGAGCGCCGACGACGACCTGCTGGGCGGTGCCGACGACGGCCTGATGGGCGGCGAAATGGGATTCGCCGACGATGACGACGGCGGCTCCGACGACGAAGAGCTCTCCTACCGGCTCGACGAAATCGAGAAGGAGATCGACTCCCTCGAGGGACAGGTCGAAACCGTCCGCGGCGAAAACGAGAAGATCAGCGACTCGATCCAGACGGTCGAGCGGAACGTCGACCGGCTCGTCGATATGTACGAGATCGTGACGCAGGGGATCAACCCCTTCGTAGGTGATCAGGAGATCGGCGACGCGTTCGAAACTGCGACGGGCGACGGCGGCGTCTTCGGCGGCGACGATCCCGCCGACGATATCGACGACGATATCACGAACGCCGAAGCCGAAGACTTCCTCGACGACGACCTCGAGGAGGACGACGACGAGGACGACTTCGTCGCCGACGAGTTCGACGAGGGTGGCGAAATCGACGATCCGCTCGAGGAGGACGAGGACGGGTTCGACGACAGTTCCGAAGACGAGGCGCTCGAGGACGATCCGTTCGCGGACGAGTTCGACGACGGCTCCGAAGACGACGGTGAGCTTGGGTTTGACGAGGAAGACGAAGAACTAGCGGACGAAAACGACGATCTCGAACTCGAGGAGGAAGCAGCCGACCCTGAACCCGAGCCGATACAGACGGAGGTGGTGGCTGACCAAACCACGGATACCGAAGATACGACCCAGACAGGATCGGAGACGGCCGCGCTCGGCGAGAACGGGGAAATGGGCGACCCGCCGTATCTGGTTCGGCATCCGTCGCGAACCGACGCGGAACTCGTAACGATCGAGTGGCTACAGTACCTCATCGAGACGGCCGGGATGGACGGTGCGGCGCGGACGATCGCCTACTACGAGTCGATCGACTGGATCTCCGACCCCGTCGAAACGTACCTCCAGTCGCTGCTGAACGGATTCAGCGACGCGCCCGTGGCGGACGACGAGATCGAACCGCGGTCGGTACTCACCACCGACGAACACAAACGGAGCCTACAGTACATCGCGAATATCGCGACTCCGGAGAAAGCGACGGAGCTGTCGATCGAGCCGCCGGTCGAAGCCGACACCGCCGATCCCTCCGCGGAATAG
- the flaJ gene encoding archaellar assembly protein FlaJ, with the protein MGITDRTAGAADLTKSIIQAYDEMELPAKIYLPAILLPAVLIFLGTIVAAVVADLFLLARLLLPVLGLLIVLAAIGYPRLAVDRRRVEMENRFHLFVIHMTVLSTTNIDRMEVLRQLAQEEEYGELADEMQRIVDLVDVWHLSLDDACRRRAKAVPSESVADLLERMAYTLSAGQELAEFLEQEQDVLVEKYSTVYRQSLSNLDVLKDLYLSLIISTTFALVFAIVLPLLTGNDPTITVSIVIVMFTFVQIGFFFVIKAIVPDDPIWYLEDGYRTTTKKLLLGSTVVGIGGSVLLIGILLCMFFGIFPGTGFVKSLPMLLYMPIATTPLLIPGIAFWHAERKTFDRDREFPNFIRALGTSESAKQSTTSEVLATLRDQDFGPLTENVDDLYRRLNMRLSTEKSWRYFTGDAHSFLIQKFSEMYLIGREMGGGPKRLGEIISQNMSAIVNLREERKQQTTTLVGVIYGITAAASFAFFIGLELAAMLSSFNIDTQGQLMAGSLIHTDQYNIYVLRYLIILVLIFNAFISSLLLRVADGGHFGNSYVHFTALLWMGAVTGAITERLIDAIITVDL; encoded by the coding sequence ATGGGGATTACCGACCGCACCGCGGGAGCAGCCGACCTTACGAAGTCCATCATTCAGGCGTACGACGAGATGGAACTTCCCGCGAAGATCTATCTCCCCGCAATCCTGCTGCCGGCGGTGCTGATCTTCCTCGGGACGATCGTCGCGGCGGTCGTCGCCGATCTGTTTCTGTTGGCCCGACTGCTGCTCCCGGTGCTCGGGCTCCTGATCGTCCTGGCTGCGATCGGTTATCCACGACTCGCCGTCGACAGACGCCGCGTCGAGATGGAAAATCGGTTTCATCTCTTCGTGATTCACATGACGGTGCTGTCGACGACCAACATCGACCGGATGGAGGTTCTGCGCCAGCTCGCCCAGGAGGAGGAGTACGGCGAACTCGCGGACGAGATGCAACGTATCGTCGATCTGGTCGACGTCTGGCACCTGAGCCTCGACGACGCGTGTCGCCGACGCGCGAAGGCGGTTCCCAGCGAATCGGTCGCGGACCTGTTAGAGCGGATGGCCTACACGCTGAGCGCCGGTCAGGAGTTGGCCGAGTTCCTCGAGCAGGAACAGGACGTGCTGGTCGAGAAGTACTCGACCGTCTACAGGCAGTCGCTCAGCAACCTCGACGTGCTGAAGGACCTGTACCTCTCCCTGATCATCTCGACGACGTTCGCGCTGGTGTTCGCGATCGTTCTCCCGCTGCTGACCGGGAACGATCCGACGATCACCGTCAGCATCGTCATCGTGATGTTCACGTTCGTCCAGATCGGCTTTTTTTTCGTTATCAAGGCCATCGTCCCGGACGACCCGATCTGGTACCTCGAGGACGGCTACCGGACGACGACCAAGAAACTGCTGCTCGGCTCGACGGTCGTCGGCATCGGGGGGAGCGTCCTGCTGATCGGAATATTGTTGTGCATGTTCTTCGGCATCTTCCCCGGCACGGGGTTCGTGAAGTCGCTGCCGATGTTGCTGTACATGCCGATCGCGACGACGCCGCTGTTGATTCCGGGCATCGCGTTCTGGCACGCGGAGCGAAAGACGTTCGATCGCGACCGGGAGTTTCCGAACTTCATCCGCGCGCTGGGGACCAGCGAGAGCGCGAAGCAGAGCACGACCTCGGAGGTGCTGGCGACGCTTCGCGATCAGGATTTCGGGCCGCTCACGGAGAACGTCGACGACCTGTACCGCCGGCTGAACATGCGCCTGAGCACCGAGAAGTCCTGGCGCTATTTCACCGGCGACGCACACTCCTTTTTGATCCAGAAGTTCAGCGAGATGTACCTGATCGGTCGCGAGATGGGCGGCGGACCGAAGCGGCTCGGCGAGATCATCAGCCAGAACATGAGCGCGATCGTCAACCTGCGCGAGGAGCGAAAACAGCAGACGACGACACTCGTCGGCGTCATCTACGGGATTACGGCAGCGGCTTCGTTCGCGTTCTTCATCGGGTTGGAACTGGCAGCGATGCTCTCGAGTTTCAACATCGATACGCAGGGCCAGCTCATGGCAGGGTCGTTGATCCACACGGATCAGTACAACATCTACGTCCTGCGCTATCTCATCATCCTCGTGCTGATTTTCAACGCGTTCATTTCGTCACTGTTGCTCCGGGTGGCGGACGGCGGCCACTTCGGGAACTCCTACGTCCACTTCACGGCGCTGCTCTGGATGGGAGCGGTTACCGGCGCGATCACGGAGCGGTTGATCGACGCGATCATCACCGTCGACCTGTGA
- a CDS encoding DUF7500 family protein: MTTGNEGGDPKEKADVPPVLPSEQQSSGDARGALSPDDLDFTESPYVDEIDDGRYVVSADRSPPNVPDEQKASSQSLPQTKGQSQSQAPASRSNAGRETAPATDADPNESAPAAADPHSGAAGTGIQSPEAARTLLANELERVDTRFAIDIVSRFGEDTVRHRMTSDDVVGTFNSLVFWYARHVSRNTPTNRAASLLLAKSDFTPELTETQVRTAMANHGLDESSSLAELLEALE; encoded by the coding sequence ATGACAACAGGTAACGAGGGAGGGGATCCCAAAGAGAAGGCCGACGTTCCGCCCGTACTCCCGAGTGAACAACAATCGTCGGGGGATGCAAGGGGCGCCCTCTCGCCCGATGACCTCGATTTCACGGAGAGTCCGTACGTAGACGAGATCGACGACGGGCGATACGTAGTCTCGGCGGATCGGTCGCCGCCGAACGTCCCGGACGAGCAGAAGGCCTCGTCACAGTCGCTTCCCCAAACCAAAGGCCAGTCGCAGTCTCAGGCCCCCGCGTCCCGGTCGAACGCCGGTAGGGAGACAGCCCCCGCAACGGATGCAGACCCGAACGAATCCGCACCCGCAGCGGCCGATCCCCACAGCGGCGCTGCCGGGACCGGGATCCAGAGTCCCGAAGCCGCCCGAACGCTCCTCGCGAACGAACTCGAGCGCGTCGACACGCGCTTTGCGATCGATATCGTCTCGCGGTTCGGCGAGGATACCGTCAGACACCGAATGACCTCCGACGACGTCGTCGGAACGTTCAACAGCCTCGTCTTCTGGTACGCGCGCCACGTCTCGCGGAACACGCCGACGAACCGCGCCGCCTCCCTGCTGCTCGCGAAATCCGATTTCACGCCGGAACTCACGGAAACCCAGGTTCGAACCGCGATGGCCAACCACGGACTCGACGAGTCGAGCAGCCTCGCGGAGCTTCTCGAAGCGCTCGAGTAG
- a CDS encoding FlaD/FlaE family flagellar protein, translating into MLLSIIGNLLGDGDEQNTDGNDGGSGGGNDLMGGDLSGSTSDEGLMPGTNNSNASGDDDILADGSNGGMGGMDDMGGDDDLLSDDGGMGGMDMDGEMSLDGMDDGGGDDGPSSELESRVEEIENNVGSLSSTVNTVQSENEKISDSLEEIEEDIRKLLEVYEMVTQGVNPFVEGDSLSDSFEHGSGGGSAQGTGNFGDESLFDSDVEDEEDEEIDDDIANAEAEDFLDDGMDEMDDEDDLEFDDVGMDDEFDEMDDDGEDDFELEDGDDASAGSDSADGDLSFDELKSEYESGDADWDGDDASEAGADDTDDAEDPFAEADDAEGDDLGFDDGADEGEDELFAEDAAETGAATAETEPAATIDDLENESTNTEPTGDIAWDDGGRPYLESIPSEYDTQFVVMDWLDYLVSEAGLNGAARTIKFYESIRWVSSPVEAHLQTTLNGFGGGPDVEEPEPRSALGVNHKRSLWRISQIKTPEKERKRFEEWLAQEGLDGAEGDFAGTEADTDEDELSIDIEGAEDAADDLEIDSADDADDEADADAGDADELDTGVNTGNAGTDDEADADGDSGEELVYTAVDDVDEPATDGADASSDDADTTATADAYANEPEQAEQVADDESGGTTFEHVDIDHDDEAEADTNGAQKILIDESGSEDDANAASSAETSRTREAAPDAGTETDAVWTDGTNATVLRENHSRVADDEFNADNGQMIWVDSDVVLSEAGADLYNTGGYARASGAETADENGDDSLKPLFIPDEDGNLTIEPVQLLLVHDDETDRS; encoded by the coding sequence ATGCTATTGTCCATAATCGGGAATTTACTCGGCGACGGCGACGAGCAAAACACCGACGGGAACGACGGCGGTTCCGGCGGTGGGAACGACCTCATGGGCGGTGACCTCTCGGGCAGTACGAGCGACGAGGGGCTGATGCCCGGCACGAACAACTCGAACGCCAGTGGCGACGACGATATCCTCGCCGACGGCAGCAACGGCGGCATGGGCGGGATGGACGACATGGGCGGCGATGACGACCTGCTCAGCGACGACGGCGGGATGGGCGGCATGGATATGGACGGCGAGATGTCGCTCGACGGCATGGACGACGGCGGGGGTGACGACGGACCCTCCAGCGAGCTCGAGTCCCGCGTCGAGGAGATCGAAAACAACGTCGGCTCGCTTTCCTCGACGGTCAACACCGTCCAGAGCGAGAACGAGAAGATCAGCGACTCCCTCGAGGAGATCGAGGAGGACATCCGCAAGCTGCTGGAAGTCTACGAGATGGTGACTCAGGGGGTGAACCCGTTCGTCGAGGGTGACTCCCTGAGCGACTCATTCGAGCACGGCAGCGGCGGCGGCAGCGCCCAGGGAACGGGCAACTTCGGCGACGAGAGCCTGTTCGACAGCGACGTCGAGGACGAGGAAGACGAGGAGATCGACGACGATATCGCCAACGCCGAAGCCGAGGACTTCCTCGACGACGGAATGGACGAGATGGACGACGAGGACGACCTCGAGTTCGACGACGTCGGGATGGACGACGAGTTCGACGAGATGGACGACGACGGTGAGGATGACTTCGAACTCGAGGACGGAGACGACGCGAGTGCCGGCTCCGACTCGGCCGACGGGGACCTCTCGTTCGACGAACTGAAATCCGAGTACGAGTCCGGCGACGCCGACTGGGACGGAGACGACGCGAGCGAGGCCGGTGCTGACGATACCGACGACGCCGAGGACCCGTTCGCGGAGGCAGACGACGCGGAGGGCGACGACCTCGGATTCGACGACGGGGCTGACGAGGGCGAGGACGAGCTGTTCGCCGAGGACGCCGCCGAGACAGGTGCCGCTACCGCCGAGACCGAGCCCGCCGCGACGATCGACGACCTCGAGAACGAGTCGACGAACACCGAGCCCACCGGCGACATCGCCTGGGACGACGGCGGCCGACCGTACCTCGAGTCGATCCCCTCGGAGTACGATACCCAGTTCGTCGTGATGGACTGGCTGGACTACCTCGTCAGCGAAGCGGGGCTCAACGGCGCCGCTCGAACCATCAAGTTCTACGAGTCGATTCGATGGGTGAGTTCGCCGGTCGAAGCCCACCTCCAGACGACGCTGAACGGATTCGGCGGCGGGCCGGACGTCGAGGAGCCGGAGCCGCGGTCGGCACTGGGCGTCAACCACAAGCGCAGTCTCTGGCGGATCAGTCAGATCAAAACGCCGGAGAAAGAACGGAAACGGTTCGAGGAGTGGCTAGCCCAGGAGGGGCTAGACGGTGCCGAGGGCGACTTTGCGGGCACCGAGGCGGACACGGACGAGGACGAACTCTCGATCGACATCGAAGGCGCCGAGGATGCGGCCGACGACCTCGAGATCGATTCGGCCGACGACGCTGATGACGAAGCCGATGCGGACGCCGGTGATGCCGACGAGCTTGATACTGGCGTCAACACCGGGAACGCAGGGACTGACGACGAAGCCGATGCAGACGGCGACTCGGGCGAAGAACTCGTCTACACCGCCGTCGACGACGTCGACGAGCCGGCGACCGACGGTGCCGACGCGAGTTCCGACGACGCGGACACGACCGCGACCGCAGACGCGTACGCGAACGAACCCGAGCAGGCCGAGCAGGTTGCCGACGACGAGTCCGGTGGGACGACGTTCGAGCACGTCGACATCGATCACGACGACGAGGCGGAGGCCGACACCAACGGCGCCCAGAAGATTCTCATCGACGAGTCGGGATCGGAGGACGACGCGAACGCAGCCTCGAGCGCCGAGACGAGTCGAACTCGAGAGGCCGCACCGGACGCCGGAACCGAGACCGACGCTGTCTGGACGGACGGCACGAACGCGACCGTCCTCCGCGAGAACCACAGCCGCGTCGCTGACGACGAATTTAACGCCGACAACGGTCAGATGATCTGGGTCGACTCGGACGTCGTGCTCTCGGAGGCCGGGGCCGACCTCTACAACACGGGCGGCTACGCTCGAGCGTCGGGTGCCGAGACGGCGGATGAAAACGGTGACGACTCGCTCAAACCGCTGTTCATCCCGGACGAGGACGGGAACCTGACGATCGAGCCCGTCCAGTTGCTCCTCGTCCACGACGACGAGACGGATCGGAGCTGA
- a CDS encoding ATPase domain-containing protein, with the protein MSKLNNIFSIGLDDRDRLNKELGGGIPTGSIVLMEGDYGAGKSAISQRFAYGLCETGKSVTFLSTELEVKGFIDQMDSLNYNVEEHLLFENMLFLHGDLDSGGVLSSNTDEDNRQDLLTDLMEEETLWSADIVIIDTFDAILRNDPKFEALVRQNEERQAALEIISFLRDIISQGKVVVLTVDPSTVGEEAIGPFRSIADVFIELEMIEVGNDIRRQLFIKRFAGMGEQVGDRVGYSVRSGTGIVIENRSVA; encoded by the coding sequence ATGAGTAAGCTTAACAATATCTTCTCTATCGGGTTGGACGACCGCGACCGACTCAACAAGGAACTCGGTGGCGGCATTCCGACCGGCAGTATCGTTCTCATGGAAGGCGACTACGGGGCCGGCAAAAGTGCGATCTCCCAGCGGTTCGCCTACGGCTTATGCGAGACGGGCAAGTCGGTCACGTTCCTCTCGACGGAACTCGAGGTGAAGGGCTTTATCGACCAGATGGACTCGCTGAACTACAACGTCGAGGAACACCTCCTGTTCGAGAACATGCTGTTCCTCCACGGCGATCTCGACAGCGGGGGCGTCCTCTCCTCGAACACCGACGAGGACAACCGGCAGGATCTCCTGACGGATCTGATGGAAGAGGAGACGCTGTGGTCCGCCGATATCGTCATCATCGACACCTTCGACGCGATCCTCCGTAACGATCCGAAGTTCGAGGCGCTGGTCCGGCAAAACGAGGAGCGCCAGGCCGCCCTCGAGATCATCTCGTTCCTCCGCGATATCATCTCCCAGGGGAAAGTCGTCGTGCTGACGGTCGACCCCTCGACGGTCGGCGAGGAGGCGATCGGGCCGTTCCGATCGATCGCCGACGTGTTCATCGAACTCGAGATGATCGAAGTCGGGAACGACATCCGCCGCCAGCTGTTCATCAAGCGGTTTGCGGGGATGGGCGAACAGGTCGGCGACCGGGTTGGCTACTCGGTTCGGTCCGGAACCGGAATCGTCATCGAGAACCGGAGCGTCGCCTAA